A part of Oncorhynchus kisutch isolate 150728-3 linkage group LG2, Okis_V2, whole genome shotgun sequence genomic DNA contains:
- the LOC109883293 gene encoding pyruvate dehydrogenase [acetyl-transferring]-phosphatase 1, mitochondrial, which produces MPVTSQLFRGFPRAKLWGSALFPCQRQLPCCPTSHRPTSSQPHPIWPTAMPVRGYRRSPDLHSYNLTPPQVNSILKANEYSFKVPEFDGKNVSSVMGFDSNQLPANAPIEDRRSAATCLQTRGMLLGVFDGHAGCACAQALSERLFYYVAMSLMPHETLCELEAAVEAGRPLSPILQWHKHPNDYFTREAQTMYFNSLRTYWQELIDLSSPGESLGPREALLSAFKRLDSDLSLEAQVGDANSFLHYWVLRVAFSGATACVAHIDGSDLYVANTGDGRAVLGVQEEDGSFSAHTLSNDHNAQNENEVARIQGEHPPSEKKTVVRQDRLLGLLMPFRAFGDVKFKWSIDLQRGVLESGPDQLHDNEHTKFIPPNYHTPPYLTAEPEITHHRLRPQDRFLVLGTDGLWETLHRQEVVRIVGEYLTGVHQRQPLTVGGYHVTLGQMQGLLAERKARASLAFQDQNAATHLIRHAVGNNEFGAVDHETLSKMLSLPEELARMYRDDITIIITQFNPHVVGHQRQGGES; this is translated from the exons ATGCCCGTGACATCACAGCTGTTCCGAGGCTTCCCTCGAGCGAAGCTCTGGGGTTCCGCCCTGTTCCCATGCCAACGCCAGCTCCCCTGCTGCCCCACCTCCCACCGGCCCACCTCGTCGCAGCCCCACCCCATATGGCCGACAGCCATGCCCGTGCGTGGCTACAGGAGGAGCCCTGACCTCCACAGCTACAATCTCACCCCCCCACAGGTCAACTCAATCCTCAAGGCCAACGAGTACAGCTTCAAG GTTCCAGAGTTTGATGGTAAGAATGTGTCGTCGGTGATGGGGTTCGACAGTAACCAGCTGCCTGCCAACGCACCCATCGAGGACCGGCGCAGCGCTGCCACCTGTCTGCAGACGCGGGGGATGCTGCTGGGAGTGTTCGACGGCCATGCGGGCTGTGCCTGTGCACAG gcgctgagtgagaggttgttcTACTACGTAGCCATGTCCTTGATGCCCCATGAGACCTTGTGTGAGCTGGAGGCTGCAGTAGAGGCAGGCAGACCCCTCAGCCCCATCCTGCAGTGGCACAAACACCCCAACGACTACTTCACCAGGGAGGCACAGACTATGTACTTCAACAGCCTCAGAACCTACTGGCAGGAACTCATAGACCtcagcag TCCAGGGGAGAGCCTAGGGCCCAGAGAGGCGTTGCTGAGTGCCTTTAAGAGACTGGACAGTGACCTGTCTCTGGAGGCTCAG gtgggagatgCCAATTCCTTCCTCCACTACTGGGTTCTGAGAGTGGCCTTCTCTGGAGCGACTGCCTGCGTAGCTCACATCGATGGATCCGACCT GTATGTAGCGAACACGGGCGACGGCCGGGCGGTGCTGGGGGTCCAGGAGGAGGACGGCTCGTTCAGCGCTCACACGCTCTCCAACGACCACAACGCCCAGAATGAGAACGAGGTGGCCCGCATCCAGGGGGAGCACCCCCCCTCTGAGAAGAAGACTGTCGTACGACAG GACCGGTTGTTGGGCCTGCTGATGCCGTTCCGTGCATTTGGAGATGTGAAGTTCAAGTGGAGCATTGACTTGCAGCGAGGTGTGTTGGAGTCAGGACCAGACCAGCTCCATGACAACGAACACACCAAGTTCATCCCCCCCAATTACCACACCCCTCCCTACCTCACGGCCGAGCCTGAGATCACACACCACCGCCTCCGACCTCAGGACCGCTTCCTG GTGCTGGGTACAGACGGGCTGTGGGAGACGCTCCATCGACAGGAGGTGGTCCGGATCGTAGGGGAGTATCTAACGGGGGTCCACCAGCGCCAGCCCCTCACCGTGGGGGGTTACCATGTCACCCTGGGACAGATGCAGGGGCTGCTGGCTGAGAGGAAGGCCCGTGCCTCCTTAGCGTTCCAGGACCAGAACGCTGCCACCCACCTGATTCGCCACGCGGTGGGCAACAATGAGTTTGGAGCAGTGGACCACGAGACGCTGTCCAAGATGCTGTCTCTGCCTGAGGAACTGGCCCGCATGTACCGCGAcgacatcaccatcatcatcacacagTTCAACCCCCACGTGGTTGGACACCAGCGCCAAGGGGGGGAGTCATGA
- the LOC109885129 gene encoding RNA-binding protein 12B-B-like, with the protein MESKLQREKLLPPAAPLPDPATALLFGLVAVIQGLQSNQPGEHNKATAAPGPVLRADSPAVASATVGPVLRAKNTAVPGGELRRPEEAYRPRPGYVRLFGLPKTVTSQEICHFFKGLLVQDVIANVKLGVRQGCLVKFGHAQDACDALSFNHQQLGRISVKVRGASEDMWSYAIQQCQNPSYDPLENPLYRPTTQRDRTLYNPQEIPSYTIQRDEPSLESKEMQHQERARPSYRTQRQSLYEPDRETHRIWAKRSSEDRSRSAKRPRSCESPSMEYCIMAKNLSKTITKTEIKELFGCLNIANSKILHLLYKDSERTDTAFVIFNQTEDYVYALNLNGCHVGSQAIDLSSVTKEKMQAMLSTGRHHGNPKTTPAVSERSEEKHQIERPRVRPFPTAQTCLRTKLPLRPSSD; encoded by the coding sequence ATGGAGTCCAAACTACAGAGAGAGAAGCTCCTTCCACCGGCAGCGCCCTTGCCCGACCCTGCCACAGCCCTACTGTTCGGCCTTGTTGCTGTTATCCAAGGACTGCAGTCTAATCAGCCAGGAGAGCACAACAAAGCGACAGCAGCACCTGGTCCTGTGCTCAGGGCCGATAGCCCAGCTGTCGCTAGTGCAACTGTCGGTCCTGTGCTCAGGGCTAAAAACACAGCTGTGCCTGGGGGTGAGTTAAGGAGACCAGAAGAGGCTTACAGGCCAAGACCAGGCTACGTCAGGCTCTTTGGCCTGCCAAAAACTGTCACCAGCCAGGAGATCTGCCACTTCTTCAAAGGCCTGTTGGTCCAGGATGTGATAGCTAATGTGAAGCTGGGCGTGAGACAGGGCTGCCTTGTAAAGTTTGGGCATGCCCAGGACGCATGTGATGCTCTAAGCTTCAACCACCAGCAACTGGGCCGCATCAGCGTGAAGGTCCGTGGGGCCTCTGAGGACATGTGGAGCTATGCCATCCAGCAGTGTCAGAACCCTTCATATGACCCCTTGGAAAACCCCTTGTATAGGCCCACAACTCAGAGAGATAGAACCTTGTACAACCCCCAAGAAATACCCTCGTATACAATCCAGAGAGATGAACCCTCATTAGAATCCAAGGAAATGCAGCACCAGGAAAGGGCAAGGCCCTCATACAGAACCCAAAGACAAAGCTTGTATGAGCctgacagagaaacacacaggatCTGGGCCAAGAGGAGCTCTGAGGACAGGTCACGGTCAGCGAAGAGGCCCAGATCCTGTGAGTCCCCGAGCATGGAGTACTGTATTATGGCCAAAAATCTATCCAAAACAATAACGAAGACTGAGATAAAAGAATTGTTTGGCTGTCTGAACATCGCCAACAGCAAAATATTACACTTACTGTATAAGGATAGTGAGAGGACAGATACAGCGTTTGTAATATTCAACCAAACGGAAGACTACGTTTATGCTTTGAACCTCAACGGCTGCCATGTTGGTTCCCAGGCCATAGACCTCTCATCTGTCACCAAGGAGAAGATGCAAGCCATGTTGTCAACTGGGAGACACCATGGCAACCCCAAGACAACACCAGCAGTGTCAGAGCGAAGCGAGGAGAAACATCAGATTGAGAGACCCAGGGTGAGACCGTTTCCCACAGCACAGACGTGTTTACGTACGAAACTGCCCCTGCGACCTTCCTCTGACTGA
- the LOC109885130 gene encoding meckelin has product MATGMLLVCGLALFLTIKSNLLHSQQFTISFQRPSDCSVEQFYDISSQSCVKCGPNQSTSATGLSCECVTGFRVLATNGASITCQQCPLEKTAVTEDGYGCILCPGSLTEQGTCQCPSGSILVERDVQGNPLEEARCEVCNGAEPALSAPNSYGDRCQRCQASLINTSQSCMCGSNILAGGMCFPPNNLPTAVNPNVNYAELSLPVQSAWFSTNLYSSAAACLVYTNLTACQALGNMCVMNMHSFSSVANDACGLYNTIFRATAALGSTQDISYWRANLPWLYYGDQPGLANRVLQTEPLPTGFSFKGRNRNTDINLVAAVYNARGDFLQWEKVGGNNLQLCPDTARRQEAAYTFGTAYQETCVLSVADLLRVYAEPLFYDVFVDLSRGEDRRLLPLPTRNLNQEYNRKFINQGNLNDWYLSRRVLLVDTLSGREKSLGSLPKVIRIASSIRIGFQLVPGTQKGQVFPPLLSVTYSDVLITAPNTQTVSVLFAVDYEMDQTEAHMKTDIALGVLGGVSVLYSLVKTASWKRRIGSPLIDMETVLKFLLFYAGDLANVFFFITVGTGLYWLIFYKAQHFVSVLLPLPGLQEERFVAYVGSAFALKTVQFLHKLIQQLSVDIFFIDWERPRGKANKTIQGNGNGEAKHSPSPVSIWRTYFVANEWNEIQTIRKISPTFQIMAVLFLLEVVGFSSLALRDPWSDLQRPPQSYSPPYSLTLRYGLAATLWLCIGLLQIIFFTAFHERFVEDKIRQFVDLCSISNISVLLLSHRCFGYYIHGRSVHGHADTNMEEMNINLKREAESLCGQRGLLPNTDTQTFQISITSRLRLQYDRILEPLSRRNGPSRLVDAASGHPFDQSTKAYHTMNRFLGSVIDHAHRDMEYVVRDKLFFERVIGMEFLEPMDKSIFYNDESHSFSDVLFYGNEATLLIFDTLFFCVVDLGAQSFILAGVLTYVQQMIFRLIRNGIGRRNLANKTLVDKRFLI; this is encoded by the exons ATGGCAACGGGGATGCTACTTGTGTGCGGATTGGCACTATTTCTAACAATAAAATCAAACCTACTTCACTCCCAGCAGTTTACGATTTCGTTTCAGCGTCCTTCAGACTGCAGCGTGGAACAGTTCTACGACATCTCCAGTCAGTCCTGTGTGAAATGCGGACCGAACCAGAGTACGAGTGCAACTG GTCTGTCTTGTGAATGTGTGACTGGGTTCAGAGTTCTCGCCACCAACGGAGCTTCCATCACCTGTCAGCAGTGTCCACTAGAAAAAACG GCAGTAACAGAGGATGGCTATGGGTGTATCCTCTGTCCgggcagtctgactgagcagggAACCTGTCAGTGCCCGTCTGGGAGTATACTGG TGGAGCGGGATGTCCAGGGGAACCCTCTGGAAGAGGCCAGGTGTGAGGTGTGTAACGGAGCTGAACCTGCCCTCTCAGCCCCTAACAGCTACGGAGACAG GTGTCAGAGATGCCAGGCTTCCCTCATCAACACCTCTCAGTCCTGTATGTGTGGTTCCAACATCCTG GCTGGAGGTATGTGTTTCCCTCCCAACAACCTCCCTACAGCTGTGAACCCTAATGTCAACTATGCCGAGCTG TCCCTTCCTGTGCAATCAGCATGGTTCTCCACAAACCTCTACTCTTCAGCAGCTGCCTGCTTG GTGTATACTAACCTGACAGCATGCCAGGCATTGGGGAACATGTGTGTGATGAACATGCACTCCTTCAGCAGCGTGGCCAACGATGCCTGTGGTCTCTACAACACCATCTTCAGAGCTACCGCAGCCCTGGGATCTACACAGGACATATCCTACTG GAGAGCCAATCTCCCATGGCTTTACTACGGGGACCAGCCAGGTCTGGCCAACCGCGTGCTGCAGACAGAGCCACTTCCCACTGGATTCAGCTTCAAGGGACGCAACAGG aaTACAGACATCAACCTAGTGGCTGCTGTCTACAACGCCAGAGGAGACTTCCTCCAATGGGAGAAAGTGGGAGGAAACAACCTGCAG CTCTGTCCAGACACCgccaggagacaggaggcagctTACACCTTTGGCACGGCCTACCAGGAGACT tgtgttctctcTGTAGCAGACCTGTTGCGTGTTTATGCTGAGCCTTTATTCTACGATGTGTTTGTGGATCTGAGccgaggagaggacaggagactgctCCCCCTCCCCACACGCAACCTCAACCAAGAATACAACAGGAAGTTCATCAACCAAG GTAACTTGAACGACTGGTACCTATCGAGACGTGTGTTACTGGTGGACACtctgagtgggagagagaagagccTCGGCTCTCTGCCAAAAGTCATACGCATCGCAAGCAGCATCAGGATTGG ATTTCAGCTGGTGCCAGGGACTCAGAAGGGACAggtgttccctcctctcctctctgtgacaTACTCAGACGTCCTCATCACTGCCCCAAACACACAGACTGTCTCT GTGTTGTTTGCTGTGGACTATGAGATGGACCAGACTGAGGCTCACATGAAGACTGAT atcgcCCTAGGTGTGTTGGGTGGCGTTTCTGTTCTGTATTCCTTGGTGAAGACAGCCAGCTGGAAGAGGAGGATTGGGTCTCCTCTCATTGACATGGAG ACCGTATTGAAGTTCCTGTTGTTTTACGCTGGTGATCTGGCTAACGTCTTCTTCTTCATCACCGTGGGAACAGGCCTGTACTGGCTCATCTTCTATAAG gcccAGCATTTTGTGTCAGTGCTGCTACCGTTACCAGGTCTGCAGGAGGAGAGGTTTGTGGCGTATGTGGGCAGTGCCTTTGCTCTCAAG ACTGTGCAGTTTCTCCATAAGCTGATCCAGCAGTTGTCAGTGGATATCTTCTTCATAGACTGGGAGAGACCGCGCGGCAAAGCCAACAAGACCATCCAGG GCAATGGCAACGGTGAGGCGAAGCACAGCCCTTCTCCTGTCAGCATCTGGAGGACCTACTTTGTGGCCAATGAGTGGAATGAGATTCAAACCATACGCAAGATCAGCCCCACCTTCCAGATCATGGCTGTGCTTTTCCTACTGGAG gTGGTTGGCTTCTCTAGTCTGGCCCTTAGGGACCCCTGGTCAGATCTCCAGCGCCCCCCTCAGTCCTACTCCCCTCCCTACAGCCTGACACTGCGCTATGGCCTGGCCGCCACACTCTGGCTCTGCATTGGACTGCTGCAG ATCATTTTCTTCACTGCTTTCCATGAGCGTTTTGTGGAGGATAAGATCCGCCAGTTTGTGGACCTATGCTCTATCAGCAAC ATTTCGGTGCTGCTGCTGTCCCACAGGTGTTTTGGGTACTACATCCACGGGCGCTCCGTCCACGGCCACGCTGACACCAACATGGAGGAGATGAACATCAACCTCAAGAGAGAGGCC gagtCTCTGTGTGGTCAGAGAGGTCTCCTTCCCAACACAGACACTCAGACCTTCCAGATCTCCATCACCAGCCGCCTACGCCTGCAGTACGACCGCATCCTGGAGCCCCTCAGCAGg AGAAATGGACCGTCACGGTTGGTGGACGCAGCCTCGGGACACCCCTTTGACCAGAGCACCAAAGCCTACCACACCATGAACCGTTTCCTAGGATCTGTCATAGACCAT GCCCATCGGGACATGGAATACGTTGTGAGAGACAAACTGTTTTTTGAGAGAGTCATAGGGATGGAGTTCTTGGAGCCTATGGACAAGAGCATCTTCTACAACG ATGAGTCCCATTCGTTCAGTGACGTGCTGTTCTATGGGAACGAAGCCACTCTGTTGATCTTTGACACGCTCTTCTTCTGTGTGGTCGACCTGGGAGCACAGAGCTTCATACTGGCAGGCGTACTCACATACGTACAGCAAATG ATCTTTCGGTTAATCCGTAACGGTATTGGGCGGAGAAACCTGGCCAACAAAACATTGGTGGACAAGAGATTCCTGATATAG